The bacterium genomic sequence AGGTGCGACGCGATGGACGCCGGTGTCGCGGCAATTCAGGATCACCTCGATGACGTCTGGAATTCGCTCCTCGCCGCCGTACGCGAGATCGACGACGACCTCTTCCAGTGGTGCCCCGGTCCCGAGTTCAACTCCGTCGCGATCCTGCTCCGGCACCTCGCCGGCAGCGAGCGCTGGTGGATCGGCGAGCAGATCGGCGGCGTGCCGGCGCACCGCGACCGGGACGCCGAGTTTGTCCACGACAGTCCGCCCCGCGCCGGGGTGCTGCGCGGCGTCGAGGAGGCGCGCGCGCTGACGCGGCGCGTGTTGAGCGGCGTCACCGCGGCGGATCTCGCCGCGCCGGTGCCCGCGAAGACGAAGCGGCTCTCGTCACCGGAGCCGCCGAGCAAGTACTGGGCGCTGCTGCACTACCTCGAGCATCTCGGCTACCACCGCGGCCAGATCCTGCTGCTCCGCAACCTCGGCCGCAAGATGGCCGCCGCCCCCGCGCGCCGCCAGGGCGGCGCGGGCCGCTAAGCGTCCGCCGATG encodes the following:
- a CDS encoding DinB family protein; the encoded protein is MDAGVAAIQDHLDDVWNSLLAAVREIDDDLFQWCPGPEFNSVAILLRHLAGSERWWIGEQIGGVPAHRDRDAEFVHDSPPRAGVLRGVEEARALTRRVLSGVTAADLAAPVPAKTKRLSSPEPPSKYWALLHYLEHLGYHRGQILLLRNLGRKMAAAPARRQGGAGR